From the genome of Dickeya aquatica, one region includes:
- the iclR gene encoding glyoxylate bypass operon transcriptional repressor IclR, protein MTTPEPAKRGKKPRAASAAAPVQPAGQVQSLTRGLTLLESIARANGSIALTDLAQQAGLPNSTTHRLLTTMQQQGFVRQVGDLGLWTIGTQAFIVGSSFLQSRNLLTLVHPMLRRLMEDSGETVNLAVLDSTDYQAIIIDQVQCRALMRMSAPIGGKLPMHASGAGKAFLAQLPEEKITQLLHRKGLHSYTAHTLGAQTLKDNLAAIRRQGYALDDEEHALGLRCVAACILDEHHEAFAAISISGPVSRMTNDRLTELGALVIKAAKTITYQYGGTR, encoded by the coding sequence ATGACGACGCCCGAACCCGCTAAACGCGGCAAAAAACCCCGTGCGGCCAGCGCGGCCGCGCCTGTTCAGCCTGCAGGGCAGGTGCAATCGCTGACCCGCGGGCTGACATTACTGGAGTCTATCGCTCGCGCCAACGGCAGCATTGCCTTGACCGATTTAGCGCAACAGGCAGGGCTGCCCAACTCCACCACGCACCGCCTGTTAACCACCATGCAGCAACAGGGGTTTGTGCGCCAGGTCGGGGATTTGGGGTTATGGACTATCGGCACGCAGGCGTTCATTGTCGGCAGCAGTTTTTTGCAAAGCCGCAACCTGCTCACGCTGGTGCACCCAATGCTGCGTCGACTGATGGAAGACTCCGGCGAAACGGTCAACCTCGCGGTGCTGGATAGCACCGATTATCAGGCGATTATTATCGACCAGGTGCAGTGCAGAGCATTAATGCGTATGTCCGCACCCATCGGTGGCAAATTGCCGATGCACGCCTCCGGGGCGGGCAAAGCGTTTCTCGCCCAACTGCCGGAGGAGAAAATCACCCAGTTGCTGCACCGCAAAGGGTTGCACAGTTACACCGCCCACACGCTGGGTGCGCAAACGCTTAAAGACAATCTGGCAGCGATTCGGCGTCAGGGCTACGCGCTGGATGACGAGGAGCACGCGCTGGGGTTACGCTGCGTCGCCGCCTGTATTCTGGATGAGCATCACGAGGCCTTCGCCGCCATTTCCATTTCCGGCCCGGTATCACGCATGACCAATGACCGCCTCACCGAGCTGGGCGCACTGGTTATCAAGGCGGCGAAAACCATCACCTATCAGTATGGCGGCACACGCTGA
- a CDS encoding DASS family sodium-coupled anion symporter: MKTKTAYGLNWLALIIIVIIAAFFWQLTPPAGLKPAAWHSAVLFVATIVSIVVNVLPIGAIGIISITLFALTYAAGDTNANAAILTALSDLNSSLIWLIVVAFMIARGFIKTGLGRRIALQMIRLLGKRTLGLAYGLAFADLVLSPAMPSNTARCGGVIYPIADSLARSFDSRPEDASRSKIGTFLVTCIGNVNDVTAALFMTGYTGNLLAVKLAANAGVTITWGSWFVAAVVPCVISLLLVPLCVYWLVKPEIRHTPDAPKIAIAELTTMGRMTRGEWLMAATVLILLVLWIFGDTLGIDATTASFVGLSLLLLSGVLSWEDIKGEKGAWDTLIWFAALLMMANQLKKLGFTTWFGDLIGNNIGHLMQGTSWVLVLLLLNAAYFYTHYFFASGNAQIAALYAVFLGVGIHLQIPAAPMALMLAFTSSLYCSLTQYTHARGPILFGAGYVPTAVWWRTGFVISLINQAIFMSAGLLWWKVIGLY; encoded by the coding sequence ATGAAGACCAAAACTGCATATGGACTGAATTGGCTGGCGTTGATAATCATCGTGATTATTGCCGCTTTTTTCTGGCAACTCACCCCCCCGGCCGGGTTAAAACCTGCTGCATGGCACTCTGCGGTATTATTCGTTGCCACTATCGTCAGCATTGTGGTCAACGTGTTGCCCATCGGAGCGATTGGGATTATCAGTATCACGCTGTTTGCACTCACCTACGCCGCCGGTGATACGAACGCAAATGCCGCGATCCTGACCGCACTCAGTGACCTTAACAGCTCACTTATCTGGCTGATTGTCGTCGCCTTTATGATTGCCCGTGGTTTTATCAAAACCGGGCTGGGCCGTCGTATCGCACTGCAAATGATAAGGCTGCTGGGTAAACGCACACTGGGGCTGGCCTACGGGCTGGCGTTCGCCGATTTGGTACTCTCCCCGGCCATGCCCAGTAACACCGCCCGCTGTGGTGGGGTCATTTACCCGATTGCCGACTCGCTGGCCCGCAGCTTCGATTCCAGACCGGAAGATGCATCGCGCAGTAAAATCGGTACTTTTTTAGTCACATGCATCGGTAACGTCAACGATGTCACTGCGGCGCTGTTTATGACCGGTTATACCGGCAACCTGCTGGCGGTGAAGCTGGCTGCCAACGCGGGCGTGACCATTACCTGGGGGAGCTGGTTTGTCGCCGCTGTCGTGCCCTGCGTTATCTCGCTGCTGCTGGTGCCACTTTGCGTCTATTGGCTGGTAAAACCGGAAATCCGCCACACGCCGGATGCCCCCAAAATAGCCATTGCCGAGCTAACGACCATGGGTCGGATGACACGCGGTGAATGGTTGATGGCCGCAACGGTGCTGATTTTACTGGTGCTGTGGATTTTTGGTGACACACTGGGCATTGATGCGACCACCGCCTCCTTCGTCGGCCTCTCGCTGCTGCTGCTGAGCGGCGTATTAAGCTGGGAAGATATCAAAGGTGAGAAAGGTGCGTGGGATACGCTGATTTGGTTTGCGGCGCTGTTGATGATGGCAAACCAGTTGAAAAAGCTGGGCTTTACCACCTGGTTTGGCGATCTTATCGGCAACAATATTGGCCACCTGATGCAAGGCACCAGTTGGGTGCTGGTGCTGCTGTTACTGAATGCCGCCTACTTCTACACCCACTACTTTTTTGCCAGCGGCAACGCCCAAATCGCCGCACTGTATGCCGTCTTCCTTGGCGTGGGTATTCATTTGCAAATCCCCGCCGCACCGATGGCGCTGATGCTGGCGTTCACCAGCAGCCTGTACTGCTCACTCACCCAATACACCCACGCCCGTGGCCCGATTTTGTTCGGCGCAGGCTACGTGCCTACCGCCGTGTGGTGGCGCACCGGGTTTGTTATCAGCCTCATCAACCAGGCAATTTTTATGTCTGCCGGGTTGCTGTGGTGGAAAGTGATTGGACTGTACTAA
- the metH gene encoding methionine synthase — protein MVNRLQALQQQLAQRIMILDGGMGTMIQSYRLQEEDYRGERFADWPSDLKGNNDLLVLSKPEVITAIHHDYLAAGADILETNTFNATRIAMADYQMEALSAEINTAAARLARACADEWTARTPERPRYVAGVLGPTNRTASISPDVNDPAYRNVSFDQLVDAYRESTRALIEGGVDIILIETVFDTLNAKAAVFAVETEFEALGVTLPVMISGTITDASGRTLSGQTTEAFYNSLRHARPLSFGLNCALGPDELRQYVAELSRIAECYVTAHPNAGLPNAFGEYDLDAGEMARQIGEWAQSGFLNIIGGCCGTTPEHIAAMVKAVEGVAPRALPALPVACRLSGLEPLNIGSETLFVNVGERTNVTGSAKFKRLIKEEKYNEALDVARQQVESGAQIIDINMDEGMLNAEAAMVRFLNLIAGEPDIARVPIMIDSSKWDVVEAGLKCIQGKGIVNSISMKEGVEAFVHHARLVRRYGAAVVVMAFDEVGQADTRARKIEICRRAYQILTEEVGFPPEDIIFDPNIFAVATGIEEHNNYAVDFIEACADIKAQLPHAMISGGVSNVSFSFRGNEPVREAIHAVFLYYAIRNGMDMGIVNAGQLAIYDDLPAELRDAVEDVILNRRDDGTERLLAIAEKYRGTKSDDDNNKAEAEWRGWPVKKRLEYALIKGITEFIEQDTEEARAQSARPIEVIEGPLMDGMNVVGDLFGAGKMFLPQVVKSARVMKQAVAYLEPFIQASKEAGSSAGKILLATVKGDVHDIGKNIVGVVLQCNNYEIIDLGVMVPTDKILKTAREENVDIIGLSGLITPSLDEMVNVAKEMERQGFTLPLLIGGATTSKAHTAVKIEQNYSGPTVYVQNASRSVGVVSALLSDTQRDDFVARTRKEYETVRIQHGRKKPRTPPVSLAVARDNAMPIDWQSYTPPVAHRLGVQPVCASIETLRNYIDWTPFFMTWSLAGKYPQILTDEVVGEEAQRLFADANAMLDNLAASGALNPRGVVGLFPANRVGDDIEIYTDERRTEVLAISHHLRQQTEKTDFPNYCLADFIAPLSSGKPDYFGAFAVTGGLEEDALAAQWEAQHDDYNKIMLKALADRLAEAFAEYLHERVRKVYWGYAPNENLGNDELIRENYQGIRPAPGYPACPEHTEKATIWQLLDVDNTVGMKLTESYAMWPGASVSGWYFSHPDSKYFAVAQIQRDQVADYAARKQMPVEDVERWLAPNLGYDAD, from the coding sequence ATGGTAAATCGGTTACAGGCATTACAGCAGCAACTGGCGCAGCGCATTATGATTCTGGACGGTGGCATGGGAACGATGATCCAAAGCTACCGTTTACAAGAAGAAGACTACCGGGGCGAACGCTTTGCCGACTGGCCGAGTGACCTGAAGGGTAATAATGACCTGCTGGTGCTCAGTAAGCCGGAGGTGATAACCGCCATTCATCATGATTATCTGGCCGCTGGCGCAGATATTCTGGAAACCAACACGTTTAACGCCACCCGTATTGCGATGGCGGATTATCAGATGGAGGCGCTATCGGCGGAAATTAACACCGCCGCCGCCCGGCTGGCGCGCGCCTGTGCCGATGAGTGGACGGCGCGCACGCCAGAGCGCCCGCGTTATGTGGCGGGCGTGCTGGGGCCAACCAATCGCACGGCCTCCATTTCGCCCGATGTAAATGACCCGGCGTACCGTAACGTCAGCTTTGATCAACTGGTGGATGCCTACCGCGAATCGACCCGCGCATTAATTGAAGGTGGCGTCGATATCATTTTGATTGAAACCGTCTTTGACACGCTGAACGCCAAAGCAGCCGTGTTTGCGGTAGAAACCGAATTTGAGGCATTGGGCGTCACATTACCGGTAATGATTTCCGGCACCATTACCGATGCCTCCGGCCGTACTCTGTCTGGCCAGACAACCGAAGCGTTCTATAACTCGCTGCGCCATGCCCGGCCACTGTCGTTTGGCCTGAACTGTGCGCTGGGGCCGGATGAACTGCGCCAGTACGTGGCGGAGCTGTCGCGCATTGCCGAATGTTACGTCACCGCACACCCCAACGCGGGCTTGCCAAACGCCTTTGGCGAGTACGATCTGGATGCCGGAGAGATGGCGCGCCAGATAGGGGAATGGGCGCAATCCGGTTTCCTGAACATTATCGGCGGCTGTTGCGGCACCACGCCTGAGCACATTGCGGCGATGGTAAAAGCCGTGGAGGGGGTGGCCCCGCGTGCGCTGCCTGCGCTGCCAGTGGCTTGCCGCCTCTCGGGGCTGGAACCGCTCAATATCGGCAGCGAGACACTGTTTGTAAACGTGGGCGAGCGCACCAATGTCACCGGTTCGGCCAAATTCAAGCGCCTTATCAAAGAAGAAAAATATAACGAAGCGCTGGATGTGGCGCGCCAGCAGGTGGAAAGCGGCGCGCAGATTATCGACATCAACATGGACGAAGGGATGCTTAACGCCGAAGCGGCGATGGTGCGTTTCCTGAATCTTATCGCTGGCGAGCCGGATATCGCCCGCGTGCCGATCATGATCGACTCCTCCAAGTGGGACGTGGTGGAGGCCGGGCTGAAATGTATTCAGGGCAAAGGGATTGTTAACTCGATTTCGATGAAAGAAGGCGTAGAAGCCTTTGTCCATCACGCCCGGCTGGTCAGGCGCTACGGTGCTGCCGTGGTGGTGATGGCGTTTGACGAAGTGGGTCAGGCCGATACCCGCGCGCGCAAGATTGAGATTTGCCGCCGTGCTTACCAGATCCTGACCGAAGAGGTCGGTTTCCCGCCGGAAGACATCATTTTCGACCCGAACATTTTTGCCGTTGCGACCGGTATCGAAGAGCACAATAACTATGCGGTGGACTTCATTGAAGCCTGTGCTGACATCAAAGCCCAGTTGCCGCATGCGATGATTTCCGGCGGTGTGTCCAACGTGTCGTTCTCGTTTCGCGGCAACGAACCGGTACGTGAGGCGATTCACGCCGTGTTCCTGTATTACGCCATTCGTAACGGTATGGATATGGGCATTGTCAACGCCGGTCAGTTGGCTATTTACGACGACTTGCCCGCTGAACTGCGTGATGCGGTGGAAGACGTGATTCTCAACCGGCGTGACGACGGCACCGAGCGGCTGCTGGCGATTGCCGAGAAATACCGCGGCACCAAGTCGGATGATGACAATAATAAAGCTGAGGCCGAGTGGCGCGGCTGGCCGGTGAAAAAACGGCTGGAGTATGCGCTGATTAAAGGCATTACCGAGTTTATCGAGCAGGATACCGAAGAGGCACGCGCGCAGTCTGCTCGTCCTATCGAGGTGATTGAAGGCCCGCTGATGGACGGCATGAACGTGGTCGGTGACCTGTTCGGCGCGGGGAAGATGTTCCTGCCGCAGGTGGTGAAATCCGCGCGCGTGATGAAGCAGGCGGTGGCCTATCTGGAGCCGTTTATTCAGGCCAGCAAGGAGGCAGGCAGTAGCGCCGGTAAAATCTTGCTGGCGACGGTGAAAGGCGATGTTCACGACATCGGCAAAAACATCGTCGGCGTGGTGTTGCAGTGCAACAACTACGAAATCATTGATTTAGGCGTGATGGTGCCGACCGATAAAATCCTTAAAACCGCCCGTGAAGAAAACGTGGATATTATCGGTTTATCGGGGCTGATTACCCCGTCGCTGGATGAAATGGTCAACGTTGCCAAAGAGATGGAGCGCCAGGGTTTTACACTGCCACTGCTGATTGGTGGTGCGACCACCTCCAAAGCGCACACGGCAGTGAAAATTGAGCAGAACTACAGCGGCCCGACGGTCTACGTGCAGAATGCGTCGCGCTCGGTGGGCGTGGTGTCGGCGTTGCTTTCGGATACGCAACGCGACGACTTTGTGGCGCGTACCCGCAAAGAGTATGAAACCGTGCGTATCCAGCATGGCCGTAAAAAACCGCGCACGCCGCCGGTGTCGCTGGCGGTGGCGCGCGATAACGCCATGCCGATCGATTGGCAAAGCTACACGCCGCCGGTGGCGCACCGTTTGGGTGTGCAGCCGGTTTGTGCCAGCATTGAGACGCTGCGCAACTATATCGACTGGACGCCCTTTTTCATGACCTGGTCGCTGGCGGGCAAATATCCGCAGATCCTGACCGATGAGGTGGTAGGCGAAGAGGCGCAACGCCTGTTTGCCGATGCCAATGCCATGCTCGACAATCTGGCTGCCAGTGGTGCGTTAAACCCGCGCGGGGTGGTGGGCTTGTTCCCGGCCAACCGGGTGGGGGATGACATTGAAATCTATACCGACGAGCGGCGCACCGAGGTGCTGGCCATCAGCCATCATTTGCGCCAGCAAACCGAAAAAACCGACTTCCCGAATTACTGCCTGGCGGATTTTATTGCACCGTTATCCAGCGGCAAGCCCGATTATTTTGGTGCGTTTGCCGTCACCGGCGGGCTGGAGGAAGACGCGCTGGCGGCACAGTGGGAAGCCCAACACGACGATTACAACAAAATCATGCTCAAAGCGCTGGCAGACCGGCTGGCGGAAGCCTTCGCCGAGTACCTGCACGAGCGGGTACGCAAGGTCTACTGGGGCTACGCGCCGAATGAAAATCTCGGCAATGACGAGCTGATCCGCGAAAATTATCAGGGCATTCGCCCGGCACCGGGTTACCCCGCCTGCCCGGAACACACCGAGAAGGCGACCATCTGGCAATTGCTGGATGTGGATAACACGGTTGGCATGAAACTCACCGAGTCTTATGCCATGTGGCCGGGCGCATCGGTATCGGGCTGGTACTTCAGCCACCCGGACAGCAAGTATTTCGCCGTGGCGCAAATCCAGCGCGATCAGGTGGCGGATTACGCTGCCCGTAAACAGATGCCGGTCGAGGACGTCGAGCGCTGGCTGGCCCCGAATCTGGGGTATGATGCGGATTGA